In Planococcus shixiaomingii, the DNA window GGTTCAGTCGGCGGCGCGCGTGCCGCAGAACATTTGCGTGGCATTTTAGGAGAATTGTCAGTGGCAGATGTACGGGTACACCCGGCATTATCCCTGTTCACTGATTTTGAAAACGGAGCGGAACTGAAAGCAGCACCTGTCCAAGCGGATTCGGTCAACCAAATGCTTGATCAAGTTGTTCCTTGGGCTACAGCCTTGAAAACAATTCGTTAATAGTTTTTGATTTAAAAAATTCGCAAAATGTGCAAAAATGCACATTTTGTGTTTTTAAATAAATATTGAGCAAAATGCTTTCTATGAGATGGAAAGTTTTGCTGAGCATTTATGCAATAGCCTACTTATTCGCTAAGGGATTATCAACGAAAGGAAGAGTTCACTATGAAGAAAATAGCTGGGCACCACCATATTTCAATGATTACGAAAAAAGGGCAGCAAACAAATCTGTTTTACGAAAAAGTACTTGGATTGCGGAGAGTGAAGAAAACCGTCAACCAGGAGGACCCAAGCATGTACCACTTATTTTATGGCGATTTGACAGGAAGTCCGGGTACGGAATTGTCGTTCTTTGAAATGCCGATGGCTGGAACCACCAAACGTGGAACCAATGCCATCACACGAATCGGGTTGCTCGTTCCTTCATATGCTAGTTTGCAGTATTGGAAAAAACGGTTTGAACTGCTGGATATAGAACATGGTGATTTGACCGAGTACGCTGGTCGCCAAGCTCTTCCTTTTGAGGATAGCGAAGGACTGCGGCTAGTCCTTCTGAACAATAACGGCAATGCCGTTCCTGACTTCTGGGAGGCGTGGAAAGATTCCAACGTTTCCCCCGAACACCGCATTCTGGGAATGGGTGCTGTGGAAATGACGGTCCAGTCGCAGGAAAGTCTGGCGAAGACACTGACCGGCTTGTTCGGCTATGAACTTGTTTCGCAAAAAGACAACCCCACCGTCTACCAATCAGTGAAAGGACAGGCTTTCGGTGAGATTGTGGTTGTTGAACAAGACGGGCCAAAGGAAAAACCGGGGAAGGGCAGTGTCCATCATCTGGCGATCCGCGTGAAAGATGGCGTAGAACTAAGACTATGGAGCCAGCGGATACAAGATTTCGGTTTCAAAGTCATGAAAGTTACCGACCGCTATTATTTTGAAAGCTTGTATTTCCGTGAAGAGAATGGGATTTTATTTGAACTGGCGACAGACGGACCAGGATTTACTGTGGATTCTTCCATTGAATCCCTTGGCCAAAAACTTGACTTGCCGCCGTTTTTAGAAGCTAGACGTGCTGAAATCGAAGCAAATTTAGAACCGATTAAGTAAAAGGAAGAAAAGTTAAATTCTCTTATTTGAAAGGAGCATTATTTCATGATTTCAATCAACCCGAAACAAAATACTGAACGAGACAATTACAAGTTGATGATTGGCTCAATCATTCCGCGGCCCATCGCGTTTGTCACCACCCAATCGAAAGCAGGTGTGGTCAACGGTGCACCGTTCAGCTATTTCAACATCGTTTCCTCCAATCCGCCAATGGTGTCGCTAGCTATTCAGCGGCCGACGGGCGAACGGAAAGACACGGCTCGCAACATTTATGAAAACCGGGAATTTGTGGTGCATATCGTGGACCGGGAGAATGTCGCCAAAATCAACGAAACGGCAGCTTCTTTGCCGCCGGAGGAAAGTGAGGTGGATTTGGCCAACCTGACACTGCTGCCGAGCACAGAGATTTCAGTTCCCGGTGTCCAGGAAGCGAAAGTGCGCATGGAATGCCGGCTGGTGCAGGCGATCCCATTCGGAGGAGAAGGACCTGGCAGCGACTTGATGATCGGCGAAATTGTCCAGTTCCATGTCGACGAAACCATTTATGAAAACGGGCGTATCGACCCGAGGGGCTTGGATGCCGTCAGCCGTTTGGCAGGCGCCAATTACGCCGCCATTGGAGAAATCTTTACAATCGAGCGACCAAAATAAAAACGAAAGAAGGAAATAATAATGGAACATATTTTCAAAAAAGGATTTACCCCTGAAAAACCGGTCTTCCTGCTGCTGCACGGAACGGGTGGAAATGAGCAGTCGTTATTGTCGCTGGCACCAATGATTGACGCAGAGGCATCCGTTCTCAGTGTCAGAGGAAACGTATCGGAACACGGTATGCCCCGTTTCTTCCGGCGTTTGAGTGAAGGTGTATTTGATGAAGAGGATTTGGTTTTCCGTACGAAGGAACTGAATGACTTTCTGGATGAAGCTGCAGTGAAATACGAATTCAAACGCGATAACATTGTTGCGATCGGTTATTCGAATGGCGCAAATATCGCCGCCAGCCTGTTGTATCACTATGGCGACGCGTTAAACGGTGCTATCCTGCATCACCCTATGGTGCCACTGCGCGGAATTGCGCTTCCAGATCTGACAGGCAAGCAGATTTTTATCGCTGCCGGTACCAACGATCCTATTTCACCGGTTCGGGAAGCGGAAGAGCTTCAAGAAGCACTCGAGGCGGCAAACGCATCAGTCGCTGTCCACTGGGAAAATCACGGCCACCAGTTGACCGGCAGCGAAGTGGAAGCTGCAAGACAGTGGTACCAGCAAAAATATCAGGCTTAAACATTAATCGCGTTCAAAACAGCCTCATAAGAAAGAATGTAAAAGATGTAAGACGAACTTAAAAAATGGAGGAAATTCATCATGATGGATACAGGTTTATTAATTATTCGTTTGGTAATTGGGTTGTTGTTTGCAGCTCACGGAGCACAGAAATTATTCGGCTGGTTTGGCGGATATGGACTTGCAGGGACTGGCGGCTGGATGGATTCACTTGGATTGAAACCGGGCAAGACGATGGCGCTTATTGCAGGATTATCCGAACTTATCGGCGGGCTATTACTGGTAATTGGTTTCTTGACACCACTTGCGGCTCTGTTGATCGCTGGGACAATGGTGATGGCTATCGTCAAAGTGCATCTGCCTAACGGCTTATGGTCCACGGCGAACGGCTACGAATACAACTTGGTGATTTTGGCGGTTGTGATTGGTCTTGCATTGACTGGTCCTGGCCAATATGCCGTTGACGCTTTGTTGTTTTAATGGAACAGAAGTTTTTCGAGTCTAAGTAAAAACATTGGAAATAACTCCAAATTATATCGAATTTAATATTTTCAACCTTGAAATGGAGGAAAGAGAATGAAAAAAACAGCTGGAATTCACCATATAACCGCAATCGTCGGTCATCCGCAGGAAAACGTCGATTTTTATGCAGGCATACTGGGTTTGCGAATGGTCAAGAAAACGGTCAACTTCGATGATCCGGAAACGTACCATTTGTATTTCGGAAACGATGGGGGGAAACCGGGAACCATCATTACATTCTTCCCATGGGCGAATGCCTACCGAGGGAAAATCGGCGCAGGCCAAGTCGGCGTGACTTCCTATGTGGTGCCAACAGGAGCATTGCCATTTTGGGAAAAGCGCATTGGAAAATTTGCCATCCCTTTCACGAAAGAAACTCGGTTCGGCGAAAATTACCTATCGTTTGAAGATCCACACGGTCTTCAATTGGAACTGGTGGAACGGGAAAATGGGGAGTTGAACCACTTTGAATTCGGCGGCCTTACGCCGGCCGTTGCGATTAAAGGTTTTGGCGGTGCGACACTGCTTTCCGCCCGTCCTGCTCAAACTGCTAAAACACTGGAAGAAGTCATGGGGCTTGAAAAAATCGGTGAAGAAGGCGACTTGATGCGTTTCCGTTCATATGGTGAAATCGGCAATATCATCGATTTGAAACTTACGCCGCTTAGCCGTGGCCAAATGGGTGTAGGAACCGTACATCACATCGCTTGGCGCGCAGAAGACGACCAGGATCATGTGGACTGGCAAGACCATGTGCGAAACCACGGATACGGGGTGACGGAAGTGAAAGACCGCAACTATTTCAATGCAATTTACTTTAAGGAACACGGGGAAATCCTGTTTGAAATTGCGACCGATCCCCCTGGCTTTGCTCATGATGAAACGCCGGAGACCATGGGTGAAAATCTTATGTTGCCGGAGCAGTACGAAACGCACCGGGAGAAATTGGTTGAATCACTTATTCCGATCCAAGTCCGCCCACTCGATTAAGAGGGGCGAGTTTGCCAAGTGGATTTTCATCTAGAAGACTTTGTGCTGTTCACTGAAGGCTAATCGGATACTCGTCCGGTTAGCCTTTTAACTTTGTTCTCCGCAAGAATGGAAGGAAACAAGTGATTCCCAGAATTCGCTGCTGCAGTGAAATACCTTATTCGAACTTGTCTAGAACTAGAAAAAAAGAAGGAAGAAAAAATGCTTTCAAAAGCATTTTTTCTTCCTTCTTTTATGTCGCAGCATTTAACTGGATGAAACAATTGCTCAGTTTGCATCATCGGAAAATTTTGCATTTCCGACTCTTGTAAAGGAAGCTGCCAAGCTTTGATTTTCTTGAGGTTTTTGAGCTTTCGGCTTTTTCAGCGGAACTTCCTTTTGGGAGATCAAATGCTCTGCGATTGTTGAAAAGCAATAAATCAGTATCATAAAAATTAAGAATGGTGGTACGATCATCCAATATTGCTTGGTGACAAAGACTTCCCTGGAAATTGCTATCATTCCCGATAGTTCATAGATTTCCGGTATAAGACGAGGGGAATCCATTTGAGAGAGGGCTCCGCCAACAAAGATGGACAAAATCCCCAAGTGAACGAACATCTGAAGCACCTGAACCATGTGTTGCACCCACATCAAAACCAATTTCGGCCACAGCTGGGGCTGGATATGTTTCGCCAGAATCCAACTCAACGATCCGCCCATTAAGACGGAACTCACAACAAACTCTTTTTTCAACGACTCGTTCATTTCATTGCCGATAGCGCTTGCAGTAATGGGCAGCACTACTGCTGACATGATAAGGATTTGAAAAGTTATTCGTTCCCATAAAGTACTGTGCCATTCTCCGGAAGAGATGAGAACTGGAACAAGCAAGATGAAGACCAGCAAGGTCAGTGGCAAAAAATGCATCCCATCTGCAAGTGAATTGACAAGGCTCCGTGCTTTCGTATTGAGGAAGAACGCGTAAAGAATCCCGAATACATAGCCAAGGAAGATCCGGAGCGTCGCGATAACCAGACTTAGGACGATGGTATATTTGAGTCCGACCAATAGTTGTTGGGCGATGGAATAGCCGTATGGGTCGGTCCCGAAAATTGCGAATGAAGAAGGCGGATGCGGCGCGCTGCTTTCTATGCCGCCTTCTTCGTTGTAAATATAATTCACCTGCTCGACATGATCTCCAGTAAACGCAGCATATAGCAGGCTGGCCAATAAAAGACCGAGCACAACTGCGGAAGGAATGATAAGATTCAATCGATTTTTTAGATGAAGCGCTATTGGCTGCGATTTTTTCTTGTCTTTGGTGAAGAACTGCCGAGAGCTTGATTGAATTTCTTGGGAATCAAACCAGTGTAAGTTGAATTTTTCAAACAAGGCATTCCGTTCGATGGCACCCTTTTTTAACAGGAGCTCGACGACCGCGTACATGAAAAAGAACGGGATAAAAACAGCGAGTAAAATAAATGCAATTCCTTTCGAGCTGAAATCGGATTGCAAATAATAAAGAATGCCGTCAATGCCGAACAAGTACTCGATGATCACTAAAGAGGAAAGTGTCAGCCATACAATGGACTTTGACTGGTAAAAGACGCTCTTCAAGACATTCGGCGTGCAATGTTTCCAAATAGTTTCCAAACGGCTTAACCCTTTAGATCGGGCTAATTCCACATAAAGCTGCTTTTCTTCTTCTTCGTAAAGTGTAACGAAGAGTTTATAAAGTAACAAAGTCGGCAACACAGACAAGCAAAGAACCGGTGCCAGATAGACGCGTTCATCTCCTAAACTATAGAAGTTGAGCAGCAAAACACCAATTTTTGCGAAGAAGTATAACACTATAATTTGAATTAAGAACACATAGGAAAAGTCCGGAAACGATTGAAGGATTTTTGAAAAACGGAGCAGCATTCTTTTAATCGGACCCGTTGACAGCAAAGTAAAGAGTGCTAAAAGAAAAGCGGAAATGAACGATAGAACAAGAGACATAAGCAAAATTGGCATGGAATACAAATAGGGTCCGCTTAGAAACTGAGAAAAAGAGATGGAAACCGGTTCCAAAGTAGCTAAATTATCAGACGTCAATACCCATTCGGCCGGATTGGCTATAGCTGTGAAAGTTTCTGCAAGAGAAGCACCATACGAATGGAAGTCAAAAAAATTCACTCCTTTGAATAAAGCGGGAGCAGAACTGATCAATACGATTCCGATAAAACCGAATAAAAGATTTAAAACCACCATTAATAGCTTTTTCATTCCATCCACCTTTCTTGTAGCTGTTTAATAAGTAAAATAACTACTAATACTTACTATCTTCATTTTGCATATTTAGAAAAATATGTTAATGGACTTACTGTCTTTATACGTTAAAATAAGAGCAAGGTTTCAAAATATTTCGCTTTTATAACGCGCTTTCCATTGCTAAGCCAATGAAAAGAGATAAAAAGAGAGTTTTAATTCGCAAGTAATTTATAGAATGTGCAATTTAGCAAGTTCCTTGAGAGGAGTGCTTTTTCAATGACTAAACTTTCCCGAAAGCAGTATGAGCAGGCAAAAACGTTTCTAAAAACGAAAGCCCGGAAATTAGAACGTGGTTTATTCGAATTTGAATTCGAAAACGGAGATTCTCAAGTTGTTTTAAATGCACTAAAAACGTATCAAAACGACGATGGGGGTTTTGGCAATGGCTTGGAACCTGATTTTCGGTGCAGGGATTCTTCCGCATTGGCAACGTCGATCGCCCTACAGCTTTTAATCCGAATTGGGGCGACGGAGAAGGAGGAAACAGTCAGGAAGGCCATCGGTTATTTGTTGCAGACCTTCAATGAAGAGAAAATGGGCTGGCAGATTGTACCGCGAGAAGTCGAGAAAGCACCGCGGGCTGTCTGGTGGAATTACAGCGAAGAATGGGCATGGGGAAATCCAAGCGCTGAACTCATTGGCCACTTTCATCATTACGAAGGGTTGGTGAAAGAGGAATTTCTGGAGAAACTAACCCAGTTTGCTATAACGTATATTAACAATTCTGCTGAAGTTGAACACCATGAATTGCTCTGTTTTTTAAGAATGGCAGAACAGCTGCCCAAAGAGGAACAAGCAGCAATATTGAATAAATTAAGAGCTCTGGCAATCGACAGTGTAACGACTAGTCCTGATAAATGGGACTCTTATTGTCTTCTTCCGCTTCAAGTGGTTTCTTCACCTGATTCAGAATTTCATGAGTCATTTCAGGAATCAATTCCACTGAATTTAAGGCATTTGGTAATAAAACAAACAGAACACGGTTATTGGGACCCTACATGGTCATGGGGCCAGTATGAGGAGGATTGGGAAAACGCTAAAGAAGAATGGAGGGGTTGGTTAACGCTCGAGAATTTAAAAATTCTTCGGGCATTTGACCATATTGATTAATGGTTTTCGTTCTAGAAATTTTTAGATACAGCCACTGGGAATTTTTGCAGCAGGAAAAAGGTAAGATTGTCGCATTTAATGAAGATTGAGGACTTACGATAAGCAAGCCAAGCATTTTGAGATGTGTTAGGTTGAAGGGAGGCAACTTATGTTGAAACGAGTGGCGGCGATTTACGACATACATGGGAATTTAGCGGCGTTAGATGCGGTTTTAGCAGACATAGAAAAATGCCGAATTGACGCAATCATCGTGGGCGGAGATTTGGCTTGGGGGCCGCAGCCGGCAATGGTGATGAGCCGCCTTATGTCGCTGAAGGGAAATGTGCACTTTATAAAAGGCAATGCCGATGGGGAAGTTGCTGAACGATATGGCATTGGACAGGGACTTGACGAAGAAACGGCAGAAATCAACGAATGGTGTTCCGATCAATTGACGGCCACGCAAAAGGCGTTTTTAAGGAACTTGCAGGAGAAGATGAGTGTGGAAATCGATGGTTTGGGAGAAGTCTTATTTGTCCATGGATCTCCGAGAAGTGATGAGGAAGGAATACGCAACAGTACGACAGATGCTGCAATAAAACCGATGATCGACTCGGTGAAACAGAAAACGATAGTTTGCGGCCACACACATGTTCAGTTCGACCGTAGTGTGTTCGATAAAAGGATAATTAACGCAGGGAGTGTAGGGCTGCAAATCAATGCTAAAGGCGCATGCTGGGTTTTGCTTGGACCCGATGTGGTTTTCCGTGAAACA includes these proteins:
- a CDS encoding metallophosphoesterase family protein, producing MLKRVAAIYDIHGNLAALDAVLADIEKCRIDAIIVGGDLAWGPQPAMVMSRLMSLKGNVHFIKGNADGEVAERYGIGQGLDEETAEINEWCSDQLTATQKAFLRNLQEKMSVEIDGLGEVLFVHGSPRSDEEGIRNSTTDAAIKPMIDSVKQKTIVCGHTHVQFDRSVFDKRIINAGSVGLQINAKGACWVLLGPDVVFRETEYDFHYAADQIRQSGVPMANDFAEHILNPPKEGP
- a CDS encoding flavin reductase family protein, which encodes MISINPKQNTERDNYKLMIGSIIPRPIAFVTTQSKAGVVNGAPFSYFNIVSSNPPMVSLAIQRPTGERKDTARNIYENREFVVHIVDRENVAKINETAASLPPEESEVDLANLTLLPSTEISVPGVQEAKVRMECRLVQAIPFGGEGPGSDLMIGEIVQFHVDETIYENGRIDPRGLDAVSRLAGANYAAIGEIFTIERPK
- a CDS encoding ring-cleaving dioxygenase, translating into MKKIAGHHHISMITKKGQQTNLFYEKVLGLRRVKKTVNQEDPSMYHLFYGDLTGSPGTELSFFEMPMAGTTKRGTNAITRIGLLVPSYASLQYWKKRFELLDIEHGDLTEYAGRQALPFEDSEGLRLVLLNNNGNAVPDFWEAWKDSNVSPEHRILGMGAVEMTVQSQESLAKTLTGLFGYELVSQKDNPTVYQSVKGQAFGEIVVVEQDGPKEKPGKGSVHHLAIRVKDGVELRLWSQRIQDFGFKVMKVTDRYYFESLYFREENGILFELATDGPGFTVDSSIESLGQKLDLPPFLEARRAEIEANLEPIK
- a CDS encoding alpha/beta hydrolase, producing the protein MMEHIFKKGFTPEKPVFLLLHGTGGNEQSLLSLAPMIDAEASVLSVRGNVSEHGMPRFFRRLSEGVFDEEDLVFRTKELNDFLDEAAVKYEFKRDNIVAIGYSNGANIAASLLYHYGDALNGAILHHPMVPLRGIALPDLTGKQIFIAAGTNDPISPVREAEELQEALEAANASVAVHWENHGHQLTGSEVEAARQWYQQKYQA
- a CDS encoding ABC transporter permease subunit, which encodes MKKLLMVVLNLLFGFIGIVLISSAPALFKGVNFFDFHSYGASLAETFTAIANPAEWVLTSDNLATLEPVSISFSQFLSGPYLYSMPILLMSLVLSFISAFLLALFTLLSTGPIKRMLLRFSKILQSFPDFSYVFLIQIIVLYFFAKIGVLLLNFYSLGDERVYLAPVLCLSVLPTLLLYKLFVTLYEEEEKQLYVELARSKGLSRLETIWKHCTPNVLKSVFYQSKSIVWLTLSSLVIIEYLFGIDGILYYLQSDFSSKGIAFILLAVFIPFFFMYAVVELLLKKGAIERNALFEKFNLHWFDSQEIQSSSRQFFTKDKKKSQPIALHLKNRLNLIIPSAVVLGLLLASLLYAAFTGDHVEQVNYIYNEEGGIESSAPHPPSSFAIFGTDPYGYSIAQQLLVGLKYTIVLSLVIATLRIFLGYVFGILYAFFLNTKARSLVNSLADGMHFLPLTLLVFILLVPVLISSGEWHSTLWERITFQILIMSAVVLPITASAIGNEMNESLKKEFVVSSVLMGGSLSWILAKHIQPQLWPKLVLMWVQHMVQVLQMFVHLGILSIFVGGALSQMDSPRLIPEIYELSGMIAISREVFVTKQYWMIVPPFLIFMILIYCFSTIAEHLISQKEVPLKKPKAQKPQENQSLAASFTRVGNAKFSDDAN
- a CDS encoding ring-cleaving dioxygenase — encoded protein: MKKTAGIHHITAIVGHPQENVDFYAGILGLRMVKKTVNFDDPETYHLYFGNDGGKPGTIITFFPWANAYRGKIGAGQVGVTSYVVPTGALPFWEKRIGKFAIPFTKETRFGENYLSFEDPHGLQLELVERENGELNHFEFGGLTPAVAIKGFGGATLLSARPAQTAKTLEEVMGLEKIGEEGDLMRFRSYGEIGNIIDLKLTPLSRGQMGVGTVHHIAWRAEDDQDHVDWQDHVRNHGYGVTEVKDRNYFNAIYFKEHGEILFEIATDPPGFAHDETPETMGENLMLPEQYETHREKLVESLIPIQVRPLD
- a CDS encoding DoxX family protein, translating into MMDTGLLIIRLVIGLLFAAHGAQKLFGWFGGYGLAGTGGWMDSLGLKPGKTMALIAGLSELIGGLLLVIGFLTPLAALLIAGTMVMAIVKVHLPNGLWSTANGYEYNLVILAVVIGLALTGPGQYAVDALLF